In the genome of Oenanthe melanoleuca isolate GR-GAL-2019-014 chromosome 4A, OMel1.0, whole genome shotgun sequence, the window TGTTACAGAATGTGTAACTTGGCACTTGATTCTGCTGAGTTCCAGAAACTCAGACACCAAGAGGAGGAAATGGGTGTGCTGTGGGATACAAGGCTCTCAGATGTTCAGGTCTGCTGGCACTGAGTGTCTCTGCTGTTACCCAAATgggcacagaaaacagaaaccaGCTCACAGAGTGACTCTGCAGCCCTTCCTGAGGCCAGGTCCAAATCCACTGCATCCAACAAATGCCAATGATCAGGCAAAGTCAAGGGTTTGGGGTTTATAACCTGCCTCATTAAAAGATCTCACCCAGAAAAACTGCCCACTGCAGTTCTGCATCCTTGAACCAAATCTGACATCCCCAGGTAAAGGTGTTTGTTTAGCAGCCAAGGTGAGGCTCCCActgagcagctgggagctggagccagAGGGGAATTCCCTGTCAGCCAGGAGAGTGGAGCAtctgcaggaactgctgcttCACACTTCTGCCTTACAGCTGAAGGAGGATCATGCAATTTCTTTCACTGAggtaaatattaatttctttgttgtgGTCTGTTGTAAAGCAATCTTCTGGCAGGACTGAGAATCTCTTATCTACTGCTGTAATATTAAGTGCTGTTGGGCTTCTGCCAAAGCAGCATTCTTTCAAGAATTTGCTAGGCATTGATTTTTAGAGATCATTATTTATCCTTTGAAAAGCAAAGGTTAAAGTTTACCTTTTGCTGTTAATGTAACTGTGCTTGGCATGTTTACATAAGCAGCCAGCTCCTGTCAAATCCACATTGGGATTTTATCAGTTGTGGATTAATTTTGAAAGCATTGTGCTAAGAACAATGCTTGTGATTATGGAGTTAAACTCCACAAACTTTGGGTGTAACCTAGGTAGGGTTTGGGGTGACCACACAGTCAGGATCTTCTTGTGCAGTGAATGTTGGGAGTTTTTCAGGACTCTTTAAATAATAAAGAAGCAAGATGACAGGAGGTGTGCTAAGGTGTGAATTTCTGTCATCACTCATCCTTACCAGGTGGGcattttctattcttttcttagaaaaatgaaaaattaattgacAAAACTTAATGGTAGATGCATCCAATTAGAGGATTCCCTCCTTCCCATCTCATCCCTCTTAGCTGGCTTCAGGACCATGGctttgtctttaaaaacaatGTCTGTTCCACAAAATTGTCTGCAAATACAGTCCAAGTTTGTTATCTGTAAAAGGTAACATAAGCctaaaaggaggaaaaatgttcCTGGCAGGTACCTTAGCATGTTGAAATTTAGGTTGTTAAATGAATACCTCACATGTGatttcaaaaattcagaaatagcAAGATTAATGAGATATTTTTATGGACTTGTGGTTTCATAAAGGAAAATATGCTGGGTAAGTTAGCAGGAAGTCATATCAGTTTTAAGTTAATTAGTAATTCTTTATGAGAAGGATGCTGTAAAACAGGCTCAAAATCCACAATCCAcagcagaagaaagggaagTTCATTCTGCTGCTGGCAAAGTTTGGGAGAAAGGATCTTTttccccagctggctgcaggatgTCCTTCCTGAAAGTCCTGCTGTGTGTCCTGGTCCTGGCCAGCCCCGTGCTGAGCGAAACTTCTCAACGTAAGATCTGGAATTCTTTGTGCTTGCCAGAGCaggcactgggcagtgctgctgggtcCCTCTGGGGAGGATTGCTGCTTGGGAATTCTCCTTAGCCTTTAGGCTGGGGttattttaaatagcaaaacAATGCAAATGTGAAAACCTTGGTGAGACAGCTGCTGTCCTGAGTTTGGTGTCACAGAGAAGAGGTTCCAGCCATATCAGTTACACCTGATACTCGGtatcctgctgggctgggatcagtTTGAGGCAGACTCTGAATTTCAGAAGggtatttttaaatgagtttaATGCTTTGGTTCTTTCTCAGTGGGAAAAATAACACTTGGTGTATGggttaaaaaaatcatacaTTTTTATAGCAAGTGTtcttagactttttttttttatactaaCGGGGAAAATCATCAATAATTAAAAGCATGACAACCAGAATGCACTGATGGAAAGTTATTTTAAGTGAGAAGCTAAGTAAAGGAATTGTCTCTTGTTCTGTTAGAGTAGACCAGTATTGGTCTGCAATTATTTTATGGGAAGATTTGCCACATATTTTATTGATATATCAATTTATTTTATCATCACTGTTCTGTACCTGGTAGCTACCAGTTACTTGTAATTGGGTATTTCTAAGCTGATAGTGCTGTAAACCAGCTGCAGTTTCTATTTTTCTAATAAGAGTTTTGGTTTCTGATCTGAGGAGTATTTTTATGCTACTCTAAACTTTCATTTGCAAAAACAGAAGTTACCACTTGAAGGCTAACTTGGCACAGTATTTTGAAGGGCTCAGCAGTGAGTTCCTTTATCACATGGAATGTTAGAGCATTAACAGCAAAGGGCACACACACCCTCTCTCCCAGCAGAATCACAACTGGTGATTTTCTGCTGCCTTAGTCTTTTTTGTATCATTGCTAAAAGAATTGTAATTGTGTTACTGATCAGAGGGATTGCTAAAAACATTGCTTATCTCCTAGAAGAATCATGCCAAATGCTATTTGGGATTTTGCATTGTTTTGTACTTCACAGCCATAACACATGACCTGTAGTTAGGTTTTCTTGGGAAATGTTTCAGTGCTGATGCCCTTTTGAGAGGAGAGCATGCAGTGTGTGTAAATGGATTGGTACAAGCCTTGGTCACTGTAAGCATTTAGATTTATGTCTGATAAGCAGCAAATGTTGGATTAGATGGACTTGGACACTGGAAAGGAAGGAGGCTCCCATCTTTTTTTGCAATGCAGACTGTTCCCAGCACAGTTTCTCTGGCTAATAACCCATCAGTCAGGAGTTTGTTCTGGTGGAAAATCCCTCTGCCAATGACATTaaagctgctccagcagttGCCTGCTGTGCTCGAAGGCTCTGCTCAGAGATCTCGGCCACTTCTGACTCTGGCTTGATTCCAAACACGGATCCTCTCACTGGGAACAGTTGTGCACAGTTACACTCGGCTCTGGAGGCAGGTTGGGGCTTTTTGGGTGTTCAGGTTGGTGCCTGGCGTTCAGTCTGAGTCctgagcaggagagcagcaggtaGCAGAGGATGTAGGGTGGGAGTGCCCGACGTGCTGGTGTTTGATGGCTCATTCAGGCTGCTGAGGGAGTTATTTTTAGCCAGCCAAATACCTGTGAAATACTGTAAACACTCAGATTCTGGAACATAATTTACAGCTCAGTGTTTACACAGCataaagagagagaggagaacCAATATTAAAACAAACCAGATCCTTTTGTAGGCTAAACCAAGGAATAATCCCAAtgcaaaacacacaaaaaggtTCTAATTTGGACTATAATTGGAAGGTTGGAATCTCTAATGAATCTCATGACTTTTAGTCTTTGCCAACAATCCAGAGATGATATACCGTGGTATTCAGACACAACCACACTTAAAATGatgagataaaaataataacaacacAAGGAATATACACATTCCAAAGtaatttaaagtaaattaaagtAATAGTAAAGTAAAAGTAAAGTAATTTAAGCAGGTAAATTTTAGTTTCTAAAATAGCTTCAAAATTTTCAAGGGACAAGTCACTGGAAAGTAAGATTTAGTATCATCTACAGAGTACATATGAAGCTTAAATTTCTGGTGTAGTTAGCAACACAGCCCACTGACAGTATGCTACTGTATAATTGCAATAAATAcgtgttttgttttaattcacaGCCAACTGCACTGGAGTTAAGGACTTTGAGGCCTGTCGGGGTAATACAAATAAATTCTGTCCTAAAGATATTCTTTGTCagtgtaaaaatgaaaaacctttttGCAGGTAATGTGTGGgcttggtttgtttgtttaaatatattCTAAATGATGAGCTAAATTTAGACGCTGCAAAGTGatccatgaaaataaatgttgattTTCATTCACAGTCTGCATAACTGGTACAAAGCATCAAATCTGGGACCTGGgcacagtgttttctttttaaaaatatgtgtgGGCTATGTAATTCCTAACGTAGGTAATCACTGTAAACCTTAATTTTTACATGCTCCCTGTTCTCTCAACTATTTCACTTTAGTACGTTAATCACTGTAAACCTTAATTTTTACATGCTCCCTGTTCTCTCAACTATTTCACTTTAGAACTGAATTAGCTGTGTAATTGcaagttcattttttttctcaggttgatcaaattttcttttgagttaaaaaaaaacaaacgaTATCTGAATGTTTTATTCTCCATTACGtagctggggttttttctttcccttttaagAAATCAATATCATAATGACAGCCAGAAATGTGAGGTTTCACTTCCACCCAGCAGCTTTGCCATGCTGACAGCAGACAGAGATCTTTGACCTGAGCCAGGCCATGGCTTGGGTACTGCACCCTGTTCCCATCAAAGCTTCTTATCTTGGACTCCTGAAATGCCAACTTGGACTTGGTTACTCAGAGCCTGGCAAAACACTTTTGCATCACATCTGGAAACAGATGGGTATAACTAAGATAAAAACCACCTttaaaccaaaaggaaaaatagtgaATCTCTTGGCCCATGCAGTGTTGAATACTAAATAATTGTATAGCaaaatattaaacttttttGGTATTTGCATACTTTTGAATCAAAATGCTATTGCTAaaagtgaatattttatttatgtttattttcagatgtgAGTACTACAGAATAGGCTGGAAGGAGTACTGGTACATGGGCCCCAAATGTAACCACCTTTGGAACACTCTGACTTTAATTTTAGTTGCTactcttcctgcagctgcactggttATCATAGTGGttgtaatatttttaactgTCTACTgctcaaaaatggaaaaagctgGGTAAGTGACTCTGGGTATACTTACAAGGAGTTTTGTACTCAAAAGGGAAGTCTGGTATTCTGGTTAATTTTTAACTTCTGGATGTTTAAGAGCATGAGGTTGCCATACTGCCAAAATACTATTTATACAATTGAAAACTAACTCAAAGCATCTGACATGAGCACTCAGCACTCACTCAGCATTTTACCACTGCATGCAGAATTTCACTCTCAGGCATTAGTTTTCTTTAGGGCTCACCAGGCAAGCCTTAAAGATTGATAAGTACATTTACTACTTAAATTCAACACTACCAAATGTGTATTACTGATTTACTTGCTCTTAAGgactggctttttttcctcaggttaaaaagaaaagaggagtaAGACCCGTGACAAAAGGCTTGGTGTTTAACACGATTCCTCCCACTCTTGGGTCTCAGATATTGGCAATTTGAGCTGCCTTTTGCTTTAAACAGTTTTTCCCAGTGACACTTCTCCCAAGAACACAGACAAtatgggttttttcttctgtcactgAGCCCCAGTAGTGTGTCACTGGTACTTGCTCTGACATAAAAAAGCTGCAATAATACCCAGTTCTTGTACAGCCATTGCCACAGGACATCTAAAGCTCTGACATGGCTGTTGAACCAATCTGCAGCACAAAAACATCTGTCAAGACCCTCCCCATTGCTAATGCTCTAAATTCCCATTGTTCCCCCCAGGAAGCAGCCAAAGCCTCCATAAATTCCCATTGTTCCCCCCAGGAAGCAGCCAAAGCCTGCATCCAGTGGAGCACAGCAGAACCCCGCGTTCAGTCCTGACGCAGCTGCCGACCTGGAGCACGGGCACCATCAGCCATCTGGGGTAAGAGaaggcacagggggcacagcacagcccccaggccTGGGGGATACAGCACAATGGGACAggaataccaaaaaaaaaaaagggaatttgagTTTAAAGTCTCCCTAGCATTTGATTTCcaagagcagctgagagaaggtGAAACTCGTCATGAAGGATTAAGTGAAATTAATTTgcataggagaaaacaaagaacatgGGATTATTTTTACAGGATGTTCAAACAAATATTCCCATTTTTGGCCAGTTAGAAGCCAGCTTTAAAAAGAGAccatgctctgctgctccagtttTCCCATTAGGCAAGATGTAGTAGAAATCATGGCTTGAACTTGAGAGGGTATTAAGAGAAAAGATGGATAAATACCATTAAAAACcaatataaaatacaaagaatCACTGAAAGggaatatttgtgtgtgtgtgtgttcatttCCTCATTTGGTACTCCAGTGGattattttacatattaaaGAGCACAGAGTGTGTGAGAAGGAGACATTGAAGGCTGTctgagaaaagggagaaaataagcTATTATTTTCTGCTAAATCCATCTGTAGAGTATCAATAGCTTGGCAATGCAGCAGGTCTGAGCCAGCCTTTACCAGGAGATGGTGCTGTTCAATTTTTAACTAATTTAGAATTTAGTCCTGCTGATGCTGTTGTTCCCAAGGTGTTAATGAGACCCAATCCTGCAGTTTGGTAGGGAAGAAAACTCTTTGTAAAAAGAAACTTTctgggccagggctgcaggactTAGGGCTTTCTCACAGCCCAGACTGTGAGTTGTAGCCCAGACAAGTGAAAAACTGGTTTATACCTTCTACTAACATACTGTACCTGGAGAGCTGGTTATTCTGATGTGTTGTCATTTTGCTCTATGTAACCACCTGATCCCCTACATACAGGATACCTGGGTTGGACAAATTCCAAAAGTTGTACTGAAAAGACAAGATTTTAATGATGCTTCTTTCCCAAATCAAAAGCAGAATTACAGGTATGCTGCTGTTTTTTGTCATTTGTGCTCATTCTCACTTTATACCCTGGTTTGGAGACTCAGAATGACTTTGCAGCTTTGCCAATGGCACAGCAAGCAACAAAGGCCCAGGAAATGGCAAAGCTTTTGACTGGATTATTCACATACAAATCCtaaaatactgctttatttAGAGGCTCCTCTGGTTTTCCTCTAACCCCAGAGGCCTTCATTTAATTACTGTTTAGAAACACAGTTCCTTGCCTGTGCTTCCTCACTCGAATCCCCCTCAGCAGgcagccaactgctgcagctcttACTGCAACTTCTGCAGAGAACTTGTTTGCCAGGGTGCAGCTCAGTGAGATACTCACACATAGCAGGGCTCTGCCGCAGAGACAGGCTGGAGCTTGCTGATGTTTCAGTCCCTCAAGGAGGTCTggtttttttcaatataaatgctgaaaatgttGAAGGTATAGCTGTGGTGGATTTACAaccttttgaaaataattgtaGGAATAAGGAAAATTAGGTACTGTGGCATTGTTTgttgtgaaaagaaaataaaagcttaaaGAGAATGTTGCTTCTATAAATTCAGTCTTCTCTGTTTGCAGAATGAGGGCTTGACAGTAAAATGAACTTAAAAGACCTTTTAGATGTTATTGCCTCAATGCCATGCATGCAGTAGTgagctttaatatttttctatttcagtttaaaCTAACCCCTTGTGCAATTTGCAGTTTATGATAAGGTTTTAATaacctttttctcttctgcataGTCATGTATATGATCAGCCTCTGAGGACAGCAGATCCATCATCAGATTATTTCCCTCAGTCCCGAGCCCAGCGGGGTGAGTTTGACTATCCCAGGAAGGATTTGCCGTACCCGGTTTATCCAGAGGCGAGACAGTACCGGGTACGTATCAATTACCTCCCTCTGCATATTAATTACACACTCTGCATATTAATTATATCATCCACCCTGGAACTGAATACAAATCATCACTAAATTGATAGTGTTTGTCACTAAGTGAAGATGTGAGCTAACAGAAAGCTACAGGCACCTTTCACTGTGCAGGTGTTTTCTTCAGGAATGTTACAGACCctgctgaaatgtttttaaatatttccaaagcTGTTTCAGTTTGTGTGCACACAGTGGTAATGCTTTCACTTATCTGCATGAGAATCATCTTCCAAAGCTCTTGGTGAGTGCACACCAGAAGCAGCACATACTAAGAAAAGGAATATATAAAAGTGTAGTTTGATTAGATACAGATTATTTTAATAGCAAGCATACTGGGGAGTCTGTGTCATGCTACTGATTTAATTCTCATCTCTTTACAGAGATACTAAGAGCATGTGCTACCTAGATCAAATGGTTTGGAATGCTGCATGATCACTGGACAATCCAGGTGCTGAGAGAGCAGTGACACCCTGGTGGGACACAGAGGAAATTGCCACCTTTATTAGAGAGCACTAAGTTATTGCAAAGAGAAGGTAATGAGGATAATTGTAAAAGAAAGCCTGATCTGACATGACattaacatttaatttatttactaTGTAATTGGTGACAGCTTCCTGTGAATCCCTGATACTGCAGTGCACAAGGGTCTGGCCCTGGCAGTGTGGTACAAACACAGCCAAGGACTTGGCCTCTCTCTGTCCTATCTCTTCTACTGCTGCAAATTCtgtcagaaataaaagaagtcaGTCTGGTTCTCTCTCTTAtttcagaaacacacagaaacagtGTCAGCACATCTGTTTAGAGCCCAGAATATCAGTTTAAACCATTCTGGCCTCAGAAATTCAGATCCAAAGGTGTCATAATTGTGTCAGTGAATTGCTTTTCTCTGTCACTTCTCAGCCTCAGGTGGTGCCACAATCTGACAAACTGTGGTGGTTGTTGACCTCAATCTATCTCTGTTGTACCAACCTCAGAGTGACCACAGAATGCAAGTGTTCAATTTGATGTTCCACCACTGCTCcaaaaaggagcaggaggaacagATAAGGCAGTGCTCTCAATATCCAGGGTGCTGGCTAAACTCAGTCTCTCACTATTTCTCCCAGTATTCAGTCTTGTCATTACCTTTTCCAGGTATTTTCCCTTCATTCCTGAGTTGCATTGGgttgtttgaaattattttgtcatAAGAATGTCTGTCTCATGCTCGAGCTAGACAAAATGACTGGAATGTCCTTCCTACTGAATTTACTTTGGTGTGTGCTGTGTTATGTGGCTTTaccctttaaaacaaaacaaaaacaaaacaaaacaaaaaacaaaaaacaaaaacaaaaacaaacaaaaaaaaaaaaaaaaaaaaacaaaaaaaaaaaaaaaaaaggaggcaaaTGTAATGCAAATGTCTGCCAAGTTCTCTGCTAAGGAGGTGAAGCCCAGGAGGATGAATTACAGAAGTTCCATGTCTCTGTTGTCCTGAGCAGCCCAGAAGCGGACACAGCACTCcggctgtgctcagcagggtcACCGGGGGATGCCCATCTCAGGACGTCAACCTTGGCTCACCCCCCTGTGCTGGCCCAACCCCGGGTGGCTCTGCCCTCTAAAccccaggcaggggcagccccGCAATGCCCTCCCAGCATCTGAGGGCTTGGGGTCACATTTCCCAGGAATCCACTTCTGCCTTTCACCCGACTTGGAAACACAGCTCTGGCTTTGGATTCCTCTTCCTTTCTATTCCTTAAGGAACAGAAAACATGGAACAAGCATCAAGCATTGCCCAAGTCCTCCTTTGCTCAGATTTCTACACCAGGCTCTGAATCATGTGACAAAGAGTAATGCAAAGTTTCCAAGTCAAGTTGCTATGCTTGTCACGAGAAGGTTCATGTCTGTATCTTAACTactttcatttattaaaaaactgGTTAACTTTGTATTTACTTGTCACGTTTAACCAGGTAAGTCAGGTTTTCACGCTGATTAGAGACCCACGGAACTGAAACTGTTGCCCGAGCTATTTAAATAGTAAGTGGTTTATTCACTAGATATTCCACCGCCCTCACGGGGACGGGTGTGGGGGAAACTCCCCAATTACTCCACACGGTTCTCGGGGCAGGAGTGGGGTGCCCCCGCGGTCCCTTCACGGTGCCCCGGGCGGGAGCGGGGTGCCCCGGGCAGGAGCGGGGTGCCCCCGCGGTCCCTTCACGGTGCCCCGGGCGGGAGCGGGGTGCCCCCGCGGTCCCCTCATGGTGCCCCGGGCGGGAGCGGGGTCCCCTCACGGTGCCCCGGGCGGGAGCGGGGTGCCCCCGCGGTCCCCTCATGGTGCCCCGGGCGGGAGCGGGGTCCCCTCACGGTGCCCCGGGCGGGAGCGGGGTGCCCCCGCGGTCCCCTCACGGTGCCCCGGGCGGGAGCGGGGTCCCCCCGCGGTCCCGTCACGGTgccgggggcgcgggggggtctgagggggcggcggcggctgcgccTGCTCGGCGCGCGGGGGCGCGCGTGACGTGcggggggagcggagcggggccgcgcGCGCTCGCGGCCGCCGCCCGGCCCAGGCTGCGGGCGGAGCGGGCCcaggcccggcccggccccggcgcgTCCCGCGGGCCCGGCGCACCCCGGGCCTGCACAGGTGAGCCggggcacgggcacgggcacggtGGAGCCGCGCAGGCCGCGCTCCGGCACCGCCGCCGCGGTGGCTgcgggccgcggccgcccctgGGCGGGCAGGCGGGGGAGccccggccgggcccgccgGTGCCGCGGCGGGCGGGTGGTGCGGGCGGGCCCGGCGGCGGAGGGGCCGCGCGGGCGGGCAGAAAATGGCGGAACACAAGATGTCGGCCgcgccggcggggcggggaggcCTCGGCTCGGGGCCGTGGTTCGGCGTTATCCCGGCCGGCAGCGGGTTATTCCCGGCTGGACGGCGTTCTCCCGGCGCTGTCCCCGCCTCTCGGCCCGCACCGCCGCGGGACAGCCGCTCCTTTGTCCCCGCGCTCCCTCCGCCgcctccccccgccccggcgGCACCGCGGGCGCGCCCGCGCCGGGCACGcgcgggagggagggaggggaggagggagggaagcgccgggagccgccgggaagcgccgggagccgcgggcaccggcagccccgggcagcgccggccgcTCTGCCCGCCATTCGTACTACGGGAAGTTTTATTGCCGCAACGCGGAGATGTAAAattttcccctccccaccaccatttattattttgtattgaGAACCTTTAGCGCCTTTCAGGCAGCGAGACGAAATCCCGTTCGCTGGTTTTGTCTGGCGTTTTGCATGGATTTAGAGTGTAAGTTGTTGTGGTGCTTCCTAGGTGGACACAATAAAGGACTTTAAAATGGATATGGTGGTTTTTTATACCCAGTCTGTTCTCTGCCAAGGGTCTGTGTAAACCTGCACGTTGTTTTATTAATTAGGGTTTTCGAATTAAGATTTTTTGCGCAAGCAGGACGTTTCTCATTGCGCTTCTGTCAGTTGCTGCATTAGAATTAGGGGcggaaaaaatgaaaactgtgtCATCAGACgaggatatttttttttgtttttcagcttgaaTGTTAAGACATTAGATTGTTACACAGCATCTGCTTCGTATTTTTCAACGGCGTAGAAGTTTATTTATTGTTCCATTGCTCTATGTCTGAGCCTGGTCCTTTTGCTTTAATGCAAATCGCATATGCGGTTTGTGAATATTCAAAACACCAGCAATGCATGATGAtgatgtgttttcctttggaGCTGGTAAACAAGATGTAAATTATTTAGAGGAAATCCACTATTTTAAAGGAGAGATTAAGGTCTGACCATGCAAGTAGGCTTCATGTGAAAATACACCACCTGAACCTACTGGGAATAAAGATGTATGTAAATCGGGGAGATGCTTAACATTTGCAGGACCACACAAAATGTATTCCTAAAGCTGCATAAATAAAGAGCATGTATTTAAGCTGTAATTGGCGTGTTGTAATTGGTGTTCTGTAGAAATGTTTATGTTATACACATTTGAAATATGGCAACAATGCCTGGAAGCCAGCACAGGGATTGGGAGTTTCCTTTTCCCCCTGGGAACACCAATGACACCCTGTTTTTCCTGGGAAGGATAGAAGTGCTGAAGCATTGGTTGTTATTCCTCCTCCTTAAAATGCTTAGCTGAAGATCTTTGCATTTTTGCGTGTTTTCTTAAACTTTCtctaaaatggaaatattcctggttattttgtgatattttctcTAGGAAGAGTAAGCTAAGAACAGATCATTGTATCCTGGGAACTTTCAGCAGTTTTTCAGATGAGTGTTGCTGTTACATCCTTAGATCATTCCAAACTGCTAACCATTAccctggatttttaaaaatgccatgTGCAGAAGTAATTTACAGTTGCAGTCAGAGAGGTCAGATATCCATCCCTTCTACTCTAAAATTCGTTGCTTGTCTCTGCTGAGCCCCATCTAAGGAAGAGCTTTGGCATAAAGAGCTGAAATAGATTGGAAATGAACCTCAGGCTCATTAGAAAGAGTactgttatttttcagaaaagcaaaaccattcCAGATAcagacatattttaaaaatttagccTTGAGACATTGCTCTGAGAGTCTCAGTGTAGGTTGCATGAAATACTTCATTTTGGGATGTGATGATAATGTGCTTTTTCCTGAGCCAAGATAGCatgctgtaattaaaaaaaaaaaatcaattacaaAATTAATGGAATAATGTAAAGTGAATATTTTATTGGCTGATgctaataaaacattttcactgTCTTTAAACACCTAAAGGAGAAGAGGAATTGAGAGGAAAAACTTGAGATGTTACAAGTTAGAGGAAGAGAGGAACAAATAAGTTTGGGATTGTGACAGGGTGTGGAATTGTGGCTTTGCCTGATTTCTCCCTTTCCAAAGCCATGATTGGATCAGTCTGTGGTGGTGTGGGTGTGTTACACAGTGTACTACAGGAGGAAGCTGAGAAGAACCACAATTAATCACTGCACTGCATTTTTTTGCTGCTCCCAATAACAAGATTTGCTTGCACGTGTGACATGTGAAGCTGCATCATCTGCACTGCTCATCCTGTGAG includes:
- the LOC130253249 gene encoding uncharacterized protein LOC130253249 is translated as MSFLKVLLCVLVLASPVLSETSQPNCTGVKDFEACRGNTNKFCPKDILCQCKNEKPFCRCEYYRIGWKEYWYMGPKCNHLWNTLTLILVATLPAAALVIIVVVIFLTVYCSKMEKAGKQPKPASSGAQQNPAFSPDAAADLEHGHHQPSGDTWVGQIPKVVLKRQDFNDASFPNQKQNYSHVYDQPLRTADPSSDYFPQSRAQRGEFDYPRKDLPYPVYPEARQYRRY